A single genomic interval of Theropithecus gelada isolate Dixy chromosome 16, Tgel_1.0, whole genome shotgun sequence harbors:
- the EIF4A1 gene encoding eukaryotic initiation factor 4A-I isoform X1 encodes MSASQDSRSRDNGPDGMEPEGVIESNWNEIVDSFDDMNLSESLLRGIYAYGFEKPSAIQQRAILPCIKGYDVIAQAQSGTGKTATFAISILQQIELDLKATQALVLAPTRELAQQIQKVVMALGDYMGASCHACIGGTNVRAEVQKLQMEAPHIIVGTPGRVFDMLNRRYLSPKYIKMFVLDEADEMLSRGFKDQIYDIFQKLNSNTQVVLLSATMPSDVLEVTKKFMRDPIRILVKKEELTLEGIRQFYINVEREEWKLDTLCDLYETLTITQAVIFINTRRKVDWLTEKMHARDFTVSAMHGDMDQKERDVIMREFRSGSSRVLITTDLLARGIDVQQVSLVINYDLPTNRENYIHRIGRGGRFGRKGVAINMVTEEDKRTLRDIETFYNTSIEEMPLNVADLI; translated from the exons ATGTCTGCGAGCCAGGATTCCCG ATCCAGAGACAATGGCCCCGATGGGATGGAGCCCGAAGGCGTCATCGAG AGTAACTGGAATGAGATTGTTGACAGCTTTGATGACATGAACCTCTCAGAGTCTCTTCTCCGTGGCATCTACGCCTATGGTTTTGAGAAGCCGTCTGCCATCCAGCAGCGAGCCATTCTACCTTGTATCAAGG GTTACGATGTGATCGCTCAAGCCCAATCTGGGACTGGGAAAACGGCCACATTTGCCATATCAATTCTGCAGCAGATCGAATTAGATCTAAAAGCCACCCAGGCCTTGGTCCTGGCACCCACTCGAGAATTGGCTCAGCAG ATACAGAAGGTGGTCATGGCACTAGGAGACTACATGGGTGCCTCCTGTCATGCCTGTATTGGGGGCACCAACGTGCGTGCTGAGGTGCAGAAACTGCAGATGGAAGCCCCCCACATAATCGTGGGGACCCCTGGCCGAGTGTTTGATATGCTTAACCGGAGATACCTGT ctcCCAAATACATCAAGATGTTTGTACTGGACGAAGCTGACGAAATGTTAAGCCGTGGATTCAAGGACCAGATCTATGACATATTCCAAAAGCTCAACAGCAACACCCAG GTAGTTTTGCTGTCAGCTACAATGCCTTCTGATGTGCTTGAGGTGACCAAGAAGTTCATGAGGGACCCCATTCGGATTCTTGTCAAGAAGGAAGAGTTGACCCTGGAGGGTATCCGCCAATTCTACATCAATGTGGAACGAGAG GAGTGGAAGCTGGACACACTATGTGACTTGTATGAAACGCTGACCATCACCCAGGCAGTCATCTTCATCAACACCCGGAGGAAGGTGGACTGGCTCACCGAGAAGATGCACGCTCGAGATTTCACTGTCTCTGCCATG CATGGAGATATGGACCAAAAGGAACGAGACGTGATCATGAGGGAGTTTCGTTCTGGCTCTAGCAGAGTTTTGATTACCACTGACCTGCTG GCCAGAGGCATTGATGTGCAGCAGGTTTCTTTAGTCATCAACTATgaccttcccaccaacagggaAAACTATATCCACAG AATCGGTCGAGGTGGACGGTTTGGCCGTAAAGGTGTGGCTATTAACATGGTGACAGAAGAAGACAAGAGGACTCTTCGAGACATCGAGACCTTCTATAACACCTCCATTGAGGAAATGCCCCTCAATGTTGCCGACCTCATCTGA
- the EIF4A1 gene encoding eukaryotic initiation factor 4A-I isoform X4 yields the protein MSASQDSRSRDNGPDGMEPEGVIESNWNEIVDSFDDMNLSESLLRGIYAYGFEKPSAIQQRAILPCIKGYDVIAQAQSGTGKTATFAISILQQIELDLKATQALVLAPTRELAQQIQKVVMALGDYMGASCHACIGGTNVRAEVQKLQMEAPHIIVGTPGRVFDMLNRRYLSPKYIKMFVLDEADEMLSRGFKDQIYDIFQKLNSNTQVVLLSATMPSDVLEVTKKFMRDPIRILVKKEELTLEGIRQFYINVEREEWKLDTLCDLYETLTITQAVIFINTRRKVDWLTEKMHARDFTVSAMHGDMDQKERDVIMREFRSGSSRVLITTDLLGKLYPQNRSRWTVWP from the exons ATGTCTGCGAGCCAGGATTCCCG ATCCAGAGACAATGGCCCCGATGGGATGGAGCCCGAAGGCGTCATCGAG AGTAACTGGAATGAGATTGTTGACAGCTTTGATGACATGAACCTCTCAGAGTCTCTTCTCCGTGGCATCTACGCCTATGGTTTTGAGAAGCCGTCTGCCATCCAGCAGCGAGCCATTCTACCTTGTATCAAGG GTTACGATGTGATCGCTCAAGCCCAATCTGGGACTGGGAAAACGGCCACATTTGCCATATCAATTCTGCAGCAGATCGAATTAGATCTAAAAGCCACCCAGGCCTTGGTCCTGGCACCCACTCGAGAATTGGCTCAGCAG ATACAGAAGGTGGTCATGGCACTAGGAGACTACATGGGTGCCTCCTGTCATGCCTGTATTGGGGGCACCAACGTGCGTGCTGAGGTGCAGAAACTGCAGATGGAAGCCCCCCACATAATCGTGGGGACCCCTGGCCGAGTGTTTGATATGCTTAACCGGAGATACCTGT ctcCCAAATACATCAAGATGTTTGTACTGGACGAAGCTGACGAAATGTTAAGCCGTGGATTCAAGGACCAGATCTATGACATATTCCAAAAGCTCAACAGCAACACCCAG GTAGTTTTGCTGTCAGCTACAATGCCTTCTGATGTGCTTGAGGTGACCAAGAAGTTCATGAGGGACCCCATTCGGATTCTTGTCAAGAAGGAAGAGTTGACCCTGGAGGGTATCCGCCAATTCTACATCAATGTGGAACGAGAG GAGTGGAAGCTGGACACACTATGTGACTTGTATGAAACGCTGACCATCACCCAGGCAGTCATCTTCATCAACACCCGGAGGAAGGTGGACTGGCTCACCGAGAAGATGCACGCTCGAGATTTCACTGTCTCTGCCATG CATGGAGATATGGACCAAAAGGAACGAGACGTGATCATGAGGGAGTTTCGTTCTGGCTCTAGCAGAGTTTTGATTACCACTGACCTGCTG ggaAAACTATATCCACAG AATCGGTCGAGGTGGACGGTTTGGCCGTAA
- the EIF4A1 gene encoding eukaryotic initiation factor 4A-I isoform X2, translating into MSASQDSRSRDNGPDGMEPEGVIESNWNEIVDSFDDMNLSESLLRGIYAYGFEKPSAIQQRAILPCIKGYDVIAQAQSGTGKTATFAISILQQIELDLKATQALVLAPTRELAQQIQKVVMALGDYMGASCHACIGGTNVRAEVQKLQMEAPHIIVGTPGRVFDMLNRRYLSPKYIKMFVLDEADEMLSRGFKDQIYDIFQKLNSNTQVVLLSATMPSDVLEVTKKFMRDPIRILVKKEELTLEGIRQFYINVEREWKLDTLCDLYETLTITQAVIFINTRRKVDWLTEKMHARDFTVSAMHGDMDQKERDVIMREFRSGSSRVLITTDLLARGIDVQQVSLVINYDLPTNRENYIHRIGRGGRFGRKGVAINMVTEEDKRTLRDIETFYNTSIEEMPLNVADLI; encoded by the exons ATGTCTGCGAGCCAGGATTCCCG ATCCAGAGACAATGGCCCCGATGGGATGGAGCCCGAAGGCGTCATCGAG AGTAACTGGAATGAGATTGTTGACAGCTTTGATGACATGAACCTCTCAGAGTCTCTTCTCCGTGGCATCTACGCCTATGGTTTTGAGAAGCCGTCTGCCATCCAGCAGCGAGCCATTCTACCTTGTATCAAGG GTTACGATGTGATCGCTCAAGCCCAATCTGGGACTGGGAAAACGGCCACATTTGCCATATCAATTCTGCAGCAGATCGAATTAGATCTAAAAGCCACCCAGGCCTTGGTCCTGGCACCCACTCGAGAATTGGCTCAGCAG ATACAGAAGGTGGTCATGGCACTAGGAGACTACATGGGTGCCTCCTGTCATGCCTGTATTGGGGGCACCAACGTGCGTGCTGAGGTGCAGAAACTGCAGATGGAAGCCCCCCACATAATCGTGGGGACCCCTGGCCGAGTGTTTGATATGCTTAACCGGAGATACCTGT ctcCCAAATACATCAAGATGTTTGTACTGGACGAAGCTGACGAAATGTTAAGCCGTGGATTCAAGGACCAGATCTATGACATATTCCAAAAGCTCAACAGCAACACCCAG GTAGTTTTGCTGTCAGCTACAATGCCTTCTGATGTGCTTGAGGTGACCAAGAAGTTCATGAGGGACCCCATTCGGATTCTTGTCAAGAAGGAAGAGTTGACCCTGGAGGGTATCCGCCAATTCTACATCAATGTGGAACGAGAG TGGAAGCTGGACACACTATGTGACTTGTATGAAACGCTGACCATCACCCAGGCAGTCATCTTCATCAACACCCGGAGGAAGGTGGACTGGCTCACCGAGAAGATGCACGCTCGAGATTTCACTGTCTCTGCCATG CATGGAGATATGGACCAAAAGGAACGAGACGTGATCATGAGGGAGTTTCGTTCTGGCTCTAGCAGAGTTTTGATTACCACTGACCTGCTG GCCAGAGGCATTGATGTGCAGCAGGTTTCTTTAGTCATCAACTATgaccttcccaccaacagggaAAACTATATCCACAG AATCGGTCGAGGTGGACGGTTTGGCCGTAAAGGTGTGGCTATTAACATGGTGACAGAAGAAGACAAGAGGACTCTTCGAGACATCGAGACCTTCTATAACACCTCCATTGAGGAAATGCCCCTCAATGTTGCCGACCTCATCTGA
- the EIF4A1 gene encoding eukaryotic initiation factor 4A-I isoform X3 — protein sequence MSASQDSRSRDNGPDGMEPEGVIESNWNEIVDSFDDMNLSESLLRGIYAYGFEKPSAIQQRAILPCIKGYDVIAQAQSGTGKTATFAISILQQIELDLKATQALVLAPTRELAQQIQKVVMALGDYMAPKYIKMFVLDEADEMLSRGFKDQIYDIFQKLNSNTQVVLLSATMPSDVLEVTKKFMRDPIRILVKKEELTLEGIRQFYINVEREEWKLDTLCDLYETLTITQAVIFINTRRKVDWLTEKMHARDFTVSAMHGDMDQKERDVIMREFRSGSSRVLITTDLLARGIDVQQVSLVINYDLPTNRENYIHRIGRGGRFGRKGVAINMVTEEDKRTLRDIETFYNTSIEEMPLNVADLI from the exons ATGTCTGCGAGCCAGGATTCCCG ATCCAGAGACAATGGCCCCGATGGGATGGAGCCCGAAGGCGTCATCGAG AGTAACTGGAATGAGATTGTTGACAGCTTTGATGACATGAACCTCTCAGAGTCTCTTCTCCGTGGCATCTACGCCTATGGTTTTGAGAAGCCGTCTGCCATCCAGCAGCGAGCCATTCTACCTTGTATCAAGG GTTACGATGTGATCGCTCAAGCCCAATCTGGGACTGGGAAAACGGCCACATTTGCCATATCAATTCTGCAGCAGATCGAATTAGATCTAAAAGCCACCCAGGCCTTGGTCCTGGCACCCACTCGAGAATTGGCTCAGCAG ATACAGAAGGTGGTCATGGCACTAGGAGACTACATGG ctcCCAAATACATCAAGATGTTTGTACTGGACGAAGCTGACGAAATGTTAAGCCGTGGATTCAAGGACCAGATCTATGACATATTCCAAAAGCTCAACAGCAACACCCAG GTAGTTTTGCTGTCAGCTACAATGCCTTCTGATGTGCTTGAGGTGACCAAGAAGTTCATGAGGGACCCCATTCGGATTCTTGTCAAGAAGGAAGAGTTGACCCTGGAGGGTATCCGCCAATTCTACATCAATGTGGAACGAGAG GAGTGGAAGCTGGACACACTATGTGACTTGTATGAAACGCTGACCATCACCCAGGCAGTCATCTTCATCAACACCCGGAGGAAGGTGGACTGGCTCACCGAGAAGATGCACGCTCGAGATTTCACTGTCTCTGCCATG CATGGAGATATGGACCAAAAGGAACGAGACGTGATCATGAGGGAGTTTCGTTCTGGCTCTAGCAGAGTTTTGATTACCACTGACCTGCTG GCCAGAGGCATTGATGTGCAGCAGGTTTCTTTAGTCATCAACTATgaccttcccaccaacagggaAAACTATATCCACAG AATCGGTCGAGGTGGACGGTTTGGCCGTAAAGGTGTGGCTATTAACATGGTGACAGAAGAAGACAAGAGGACTCTTCGAGACATCGAGACCTTCTATAACACCTCCATTGAGGAAATGCCCCTCAATGTTGCCGACCTCATCTGA
- the CD68 gene encoding macrosialin isoform X2, with protein MRLAVLFSGALLGLLAESTGTTSHRTTKSHKTTTHRTTTTGTTSHRPTTATHNPNTTSHRNATVHPTSNSTATSQGPSTATHRPATTSHGNATVHPTSNSTATSPGLTSSAHPGPPPPSPSPSPASKETIGDYMWTNGSQPCVHLQAQIQIRVMYTTQGGGEAWGISVLNPNKTKVQGSCEGAHPHLLLSFPYGHLSFGFMQDLQQRVVYLSYMAVEYNVSFPHAAQWTFSAQNASLRDLQAPLGQSFSCSNSSIILSPAVHLDLLSLRLQAAQLPHTGVFGQSFSCPSDRSILLPLIIGLVLLGLLALVLIAFCIVRRRPSAYQAL; from the exons ATGAGGCTGGCTGTGCTTTTCTCGGGGGCCCTGCTGGGGCTACTCGCAG AGAGCACTGGAACAACCAGCCACAGGACTACCAAGAGCCACAAAACCACCACTCACAGGACAACCACCACAGGCACCACCAGCCACAGACCCACGACTGCCACGCACAACCCCAACACCACCAGCCACAGAAACGCCACGGTACATCCAACAAGCAACAGCACTGCCACCAGCCAGGGACCCTCAACTGCCACTCACAGGCCTGCCACCACTAGTCATGGAAATGCCACAGTTCATCCAACAAGCAACAGCACTGCCACCAGCCCAGGACTCACCAGTTCTGCCCACCCAGGACCACCTCCGCCCTCTCCGAGTCCTAGCCCGGCCTCCAAGGAGACCATTGGAGACTACATGTGGACCAATGGTTCCCAGCCCTGTGTCCACCTCCAAGCCCAGATTCAGATTCGAGTCATGTACACAACCCAGGGTGGAGGAGAG GCCTGGGGCATCTCTGTACTGAACCCCAACAAAACCAAGGTCCAGGGGAGCTGTGAGGGTGCCCATCCCCACCTGCTTCTCTCATTCCCCTATGGACACCTCAGTTTTGGATTCATGCAG GACCTCCAGCAGAGGGTTGTCTACCTGAGCTACATGGCGGTGGAGTACAACGTGTCTTTCCCCCACGCAGCAC AGTGGACATTCTCGGCTCAGAATGCATCCCTTCGAGATCTCCAAGCACCCCTGGGCCAGAGCTTCAGTTGCAGCAACTCGAGCATCATTCTTTCACCAGCTGTCCACCTCGACCTGCTCTCCCTGAGGCTCCAGGCTGCTCAGCTGCCCCACACAGGGGTCTTTGGGCAAA GTTTCTCCTGCCCCAGTGACCGGTCCATCTTGCTGCCTCTCATCATCGGCCTGGTTCTTCTTGGCCTCCTTGCCCTGGTGCTTATTGCCTTCTGCATCGTCCGGAGACGCCCATCCGCCTACCAGGCCCTCTGA
- the CD68 gene encoding macrosialin isoform X1: MRLAVLFSGALLGLLAAQGTGNDCPHKKSATLLPSFTVTPTATESTGTTSHRTTKSHKTTTHRTTTTGTTSHRPTTATHNPNTTSHRNATVHPTSNSTATSQGPSTATHRPATTSHGNATVHPTSNSTATSPGLTSSAHPGPPPPSPSPSPASKETIGDYMWTNGSQPCVHLQAQIQIRVMYTTQGGGEAWGISVLNPNKTKVQGSCEGAHPHLLLSFPYGHLSFGFMQDLQQRVVYLSYMAVEYNVSFPHAAQWTFSAQNASLRDLQAPLGQSFSCSNSSIILSPAVHLDLLSLRLQAAQLPHTGVFGQSFSCPSDRSILLPLIIGLVLLGLLALVLIAFCIVRRRPSAYQAL, encoded by the exons ATGAGGCTGGCTGTGCTTTTCTCGGGGGCCCTGCTGGGGCTACTCGCAG CCCAGGGGACAGGGAATGACTGTCCTCACAAAAAATCGGCCACTCTGCTGCCATCCTTCACGGTGACACCCACGGCTACAGAGAGCACTGGAACAACCAGCCACAGGACTACCAAGAGCCACAAAACCACCACTCACAGGACAACCACCACAGGCACCACCAGCCACAGACCCACGACTGCCACGCACAACCCCAACACCACCAGCCACAGAAACGCCACGGTACATCCAACAAGCAACAGCACTGCCACCAGCCAGGGACCCTCAACTGCCACTCACAGGCCTGCCACCACTAGTCATGGAAATGCCACAGTTCATCCAACAAGCAACAGCACTGCCACCAGCCCAGGACTCACCAGTTCTGCCCACCCAGGACCACCTCCGCCCTCTCCGAGTCCTAGCCCGGCCTCCAAGGAGACCATTGGAGACTACATGTGGACCAATGGTTCCCAGCCCTGTGTCCACCTCCAAGCCCAGATTCAGATTCGAGTCATGTACACAACCCAGGGTGGAGGAGAG GCCTGGGGCATCTCTGTACTGAACCCCAACAAAACCAAGGTCCAGGGGAGCTGTGAGGGTGCCCATCCCCACCTGCTTCTCTCATTCCCCTATGGACACCTCAGTTTTGGATTCATGCAG GACCTCCAGCAGAGGGTTGTCTACCTGAGCTACATGGCGGTGGAGTACAACGTGTCTTTCCCCCACGCAGCAC AGTGGACATTCTCGGCTCAGAATGCATCCCTTCGAGATCTCCAAGCACCCCTGGGCCAGAGCTTCAGTTGCAGCAACTCGAGCATCATTCTTTCACCAGCTGTCCACCTCGACCTGCTCTCCCTGAGGCTCCAGGCTGCTCAGCTGCCCCACACAGGGGTCTTTGGGCAAA GTTTCTCCTGCCCCAGTGACCGGTCCATCTTGCTGCCTCTCATCATCGGCCTGGTTCTTCTTGGCCTCCTTGCCCTGGTGCTTATTGCCTTCTGCATCGTCCGGAGACGCCCATCCGCCTACCAGGCCCTCTGA
- the LOC112609835 gene encoding LOW QUALITY PROTEIN: uncharacterized protein LOC112609835 (The sequence of the model RefSeq protein was modified relative to this genomic sequence to represent the inferred CDS: inserted 2 bases in 1 codon; substituted 2 bases at 2 genomic stop codons) → MSAPATAGPGTVKQRRRWGRRAQGREGQPLNHPWGTEXWPAPGSRGLAMQPRGSPAPRWPEGAPRAGQRLRRGRVDPAAPLGKGHLGLPGGSVVLRYPAPGRQPTVPTRCKVTRMSAGRGGAALVGKCLLRGFNRAFLLALNTVDRTGHSHCXGVTGAAFGNEIPQPRTPGFVCLLHLKLXEGQEEGCRGEWLYRLASDRVLEQPVAPRGGRKGGTADPTPAVPGFGG, encoded by the exons ATGAGTGCGCCGGCAACTGCTGGGCCCGGGACAGTGAagcagaggaggaggtgggggaggcgAGCCCAGGGCAGGGAAGGGCAACCCTTGAATCACCCGTGGGGCACAGA CTGGCCGGCTCCGGGGAGCCGAGGCCTGGCGATGCAGCCCCGGGGTTCTCCCGCTCCCCGCTGGCCCGAGGGCGCACCACGTGCTGGGCAGAGACTTCGGCGAGGCCGAGTGGACCCTGCAGCTCCGCTTGGGAAAGGGCACCTTGGACTACCTGGTGGGAGCGTTGTGCTTCGTTACCCAGCGCCGGGACGCCAACCCACGGTGCCCACCCGTTGCAAGGTCACACGGATGTCTGCAGGCAGAGGTGGGGCTGCCCTTGTGGGGAA GTGCTTGCTGCGAGGGTTTAATCGGGCTTTTCTGCTGGCCCTAAATACGGTGGACAGGACAGGACATTCTCATTGCTGAGGAGTCACTGGCGCTGCCTTTGGGAATGAAATTCCACAGCCTCGCACTCCTGGCTTTGTCTGTCTGCTGCATCTGAAACTGTAGGAGGGTCAGGAGGAAGGCTGCAGGGGCGAATGGCTCTACCGGCTTGCCAGCGATAGGGTACTGGAGCAGCCAGTGGCCccaagaggaggaaggaagggtggcACGGCAGATCCAACACCAGCTGTGCCAGGCTTTGGGGGGTAA